The segment GCCGCACTCTCGTCGCGCAGCAGAACCCGGTATCGCGGCGTTCTCCGGACGCATGTGGCAGCCGTCTGCTGTGGCCTGCTGCTGAGCGGGGCGGCCGTCGCCACCGCTGCGGCTGCGCTCGCTGATCAGGCCCAGGCGCAGGTCGAGGAGCGAGGCCGGGGCACCCTGGTCTCCGCAGAGAAGCTGTACACGCTCGCCACCCCGCGGGCCGTGGCCGCCGAGCTGGGCGCGGCCGGGTTCGAGGATGACACCGTCCACTACGGCGTGGTGGCGTACCGGCTGGTCTACCGGACCGTCGATCCCCACGGACGGCCCACTACGGCCAGCGGGCTCTTGGCGCTGCCCCTCAACAGAGAGGGACGGTTACCCGCGGTCTCCTTCGCGCACGGCACCGGCAGTCACAAAAACGACTCGCCGTCCATGCGGCGCGGCGCGTTCGTGTCCGCACCGGTGATCGCGCACGCGGCGGCCGGCGCTGTAGGGGTCGCGCCCGACTATCTGGGGATGGGCAAGGGACCCGGTTCGCACCCCTGGATGGACATCGGCTCCGAGACCACGGCGTCCCTGGACATGCTGCGGGCGGCCCGCGCCTTCGCGCCCCGCACCGGACATGTGCTGGAGCGCGAGGTCATGGTCACCGGCTTCTCGCAGGGCGCCTCGGCGGCGCTGGGGCTCGGCCGGGCTCTGGAGGCGGGTGCGGACCACTGGTTCAGGCTGGGTGCGCTGGCACCGGTCAGCGGCGCGTACGACTTCGGCGGCACGTGGCTGTCCGCGCTACTCGACGGCCGGCTGGAGCCCAAGTCCAGTGTGCTGTACGCCGCGTACACCCTGGTGGCGTTCAACCGCCTCCACCACGTCTACGACAGCCCTGGCGAGGTCTTCCGAGCCCCCTATGACAGCACCGTCGAGGCACTCTTCGACGGGGCCCACACGGGGGAGCAGCTGATGCGGGGCACCCCGGGAACCCTCGACGAGCTGTTGACCGAGCACGGCCGCGAGCTGCTCGCGCATCCGACGGGGCCGCTGGCGGCGGCGCTGCGCACCACCGGCGCCGTATGCACCGACTGGGCCCCCGGTGCGCCGGTTCGGCTGTACATGGCGACCGGGGACGAGCAGGCTGTCACCGCCAACACCGAGCACTGCCGGCAGGCTCTGCACAACAAGGGCGTGGACGCCCCGGCCGTCGATCTCGGCGCTGTCGACTACCAGGGATCCCGTCACTTGGGGTCCAATGTCGCGGCCACGTCGGCGATCGTGCGCTGGTTCGGCGAGTTGCGCCGACGGTGACCGGAACGAGGGCGCCGCAGGCCGGTGGCAACTGCGGAACGATCAGGCGTCCTCAAAAAACAAGGGCAAGGAGGTAAACCACTCCTTGCCACTCTTAATGTATAGCGCATGGGGGGCCTTGCGGCAAGGCCCCCGTGGTGCGTCAGAATCTGCGCTCGAAGCCAGAACCTGCGGAAATCCGGGATTCACGAAGTGCGTGTGCTTTGTGCTCCCGGATGGCGTGGAGCGGCTGGCCGGAATTCCTTCTCGGTGAACGGGCGTTTTTGATGATTGACGTGATCGTGGTCGGCGGCGGACCGACCGGCTTGATGCTGGCCGGCGAGTTGCGGCTGCACGGGGTGCGGGTGGTCGTGCTGGAGAAGTTGGCCGCGCCGACCGAGCAGTCCCGCGGGCGCGGCCTGCATGCGCGCAGCGTCGAGATGATGGACCAGCGCGGCCTGCTGGACCGGTTCCTCGCGGCGAGTGAGAAGTTCCAGGTCGGCGGGCTCTTCGGCGGCATCATGAAGCCGTGGCCGGACCGGCTGGACACGGCGCACCCGTACGGCCTGGCCACCCCGCAGCCGGTCACCGAGCGGCTGCTCAACGAGCGTGCCCTCGAAGTCGGGGCCGAGATCCGGCGCGGCTGCGAAGTCGTGGGGCTGAGCCAGGACGAGGACGGGGTGACCGTCGAGCTGGCGGACGGTACGCGGCTGCGTGCGCGGTATCTCGTCGGGTGTGACGGCGGCCGCAGTGCGGTGCGCAAGCTGCTCGGCGTCGATTTCCCCGGCGAGCCCGCCAAGGTCGAGACGATGCTGGGCGATATGGAGGTGACCGGGGATCCGGCGACGATTGCGGCCGTCGTCGAGGAAGTCCGCAAGACCCAGCTTCGGTTCGGTGCCGTTCCCGACGTCGACGGGAAGAAGGGGGTGTACCGCATCATCGTGCCCGCCGACGGTGTGGCCGAGGACCGTACGGCCCAGCCGACCCTGGAGGAGTTCAAGCAGCAGTTGCGGGCCGTCGCGGGCACTGACTTCGGGGTGCACTCGCCGCGCTGGCTGTCCCGGTTCGGTGACGCCACCCGGCAGGCCGAGCGCTACCGGGTCGGCCGGGCGCTGCTGGCCGGCGATGCGGCGCACATCCACCCGCCGACCGGTGGGCAGGGGCTCAACCTCGGCGTGCAGGACGCGTTCAACCTCGGCTGGAAGCTGGCCGCCGCGGTCAACGGCTGGGCGCCGGAAGGGCTGTTGGACAGCTATCACGCCGAACGGCACCCGGTGGGCGCCGCCGTGCTGGACAATACCCGTGCGCAGATCACGCTGCTGGGGACCGACCCGGGGGCGACCGCGCTGCGGGAGCTCTTCGCGAAGCTGATGGACTTCGAGGAGGTGAACCGGTACGTGACCGAGATGATCACCGCGGTCGGAGTCCGCTACGACTTCGGCGAGGGCCACGACCTGCTCGGCCGGCGGATGCGGGACGTGACGCTGAAGCGGGGGCGTCTCTACGAGCTGATGCACGGCGGCCGCGGACTGCTGCTCGACCAGACCGGCCGGCTCTCGGTGACGGGCTGGGCGGATCGCGTCGACCACGTCGTCGACATCAGCGAGGAACTGGACGTGCCCGCAGTGCTGCTGCGGCCGGACGGGCATGTGGCATGGGCCGGTGAGGATCAGCAGGAGCTGCTGAGCCGGCTGCCCAAGTGGTTCGGCGCGCCCGTCAGCTGAGCGGGCAGTCGGGATCGGCCGGCCTGCCGTCCCGGCGGAATTCCCTCACCCGTAGTCCATCGCCGCTGATATCGCGGAAAGCGCAGCAGGCGGACGGCGGATTCTCTCCCATGAGCGTTTGCTGCGGGGTCGCAAAGGCGGCTCCGCAGCGGGCGACGCTTAACGCTCTTTCTTGCACGGATCATCCATCATTCGCAGAACGGCCGGTCTTCTACTCGGCTGTTCAGGATCGTTTCCCCCATACTCGGGCCACGACAGCCGGGGCCAGCACGGAGAGGCGGGGGAACGATGCTGGTGCACAACTTCAGCACCGAGATGGTGGCTGCGCAGGACCGGTTCGAGCTGTGGGAGGAATTCGCTGTCCACTCGCATATGCGCAACTGGATCCGCAGCGACCACGAAGACGACTTCCGTGCGACGATGCGGGTGCTGGACATGGGGGACACACAGATATCCACGATGACCTTCCCGAGTCTGGAGGTCGTGCGGACTCCGAAGCTCATACGGCAGCAAGGTGATCGGGAGTTTTATCAAGTCAATTGTGTCCTCAGTGGTGCCGGTGATGTTTCCCAGGGGGCGCAAAATACGTCCATCCGGCAGGGGCAGCTGGTGCTCGTGGACAGCGGACTTCCGTTTCGTGGGCGGTTGCGCGGCGGGTCGGAGAACTATGCCGCGATGATCATTCAGCTGCCCCGGGAACTGCTGCCACTGCCGTGGAAGACCGTTCAGCGGGTGACTGCTCGCCCGATATGCGGTTATCAGGGAATGAGCGGGGTGCTCTGGCGCTGGCTCACCGAAGTACACGCCCGCGCGGATGAGTTCACTCCCGCCGATATCCACACCCTGCGGTCGGTCACCGCGGATCTCCTCGCCGCGGCAGTCGGCGGCTGCCTGGACGCCGAGGACACGATGACCCCGGAATCCCGGCGACGTGCCTTACAGGTACAGATCCGCGACTTCATTCGCCGGAACCTCGGCGACCCCTCCCTCTCCCCGGCCACCATCGCCGCGGCCCACCGGATATCGGTCCGCTACGTCCACCAGTTGTTCGCCGAGGAAGACACCACGGCCGCGGCCTGGATACGTGGCCGCCGCCTGGAACGCTGCCGCCGTGACCTCGCCAACCCCCACCTCCAGCTCCGCCCCATTCATGCCATCGCGGCCCAGTGGGGCTTCATCGATGCCGCGCACTTCAGCCGCGCCTTCCGCGCGGCGTACGGCATGCCGCCCCGCGACTACCGGCAGCACGCCCTCCGCGGCGCCGTGCGCGAGTCGGCAAGCGCTCTGCACGGATAGTCAACGCGGTCCACCGCTCTCCCCGGCATCGTCGTGTCCGGGCACCGACGAGGCACTCCGAGTCCGTCAGGCGGGCGTACCGAAGCCGGTCCCGCACACCCTTCCTGCACCACGGCGCGGAGTCGTGGGCCGAGCAGAACTTGGAGCAGTCATGTTCGCAAGGATGGAGACACTGGGGAGCAGACTCCTCGAACGGATCGTGCCGAAGGTGGCAGCCGAGGCATCGAGCACCTCGTGCGACTACCAGTACCTGTGTGTACGAGGCACCAGCGGATGCAACGCGACCCGCCACACGTGGTGGAAGTACCGGCTGGCGTGCTCGGACGGCTCCACCGGCGACTGGATCTACGGCTACTGCGACAACTGCACCCCCGGCGACTGGAACTGACCGACCACGCGCCGTGTTCCTGGGGCCGGCCACCGGGCCCGCCCCGGGAACGCTCGCTCCCGGAGGGACGCCATGGTCTACCTGATGACCGGTCTGAAGTGTCTGGTCGGCGTGGTCTTCCTGCTCGCACTGTGCGGGAAGACGGTGGTCCGCGGTGGGTTCGGCGGCTTCGAGCGGTCCCTGCGCGAGCTGCGGGTCGTGCCCCGGGCGTACCTACGGCCGGTGGCCGTGCTCGTCGTGGCCGGTGAAGCAGGCGTGGTGTTGGCCCTGGCGGTGCCCGGCCGGGCGACGGCGGTGGTGGGCTTCGGGCTGGCCACCGCCCTACTGCTGGTCTTCACCACCGGTATCGCGCGCGGGCTGCGACGCGGTTCCCGGACCCCCTGCCGCTGCTTCGGCGCCTCCACGACGCCGCTGGGGCCACACCATCTCCTCCGCAACCTGCTGCTCGCCGTGCTCGCCGTCCTGGGCGCGACCACCACAGTCGTCGCCGCGCCGGACGGGCACCCGGCAGGGGCACTGGTGGCGGCAGCGGCCGGCCTCGTCCTCGGTGCGCTGGCCGCCACCCTCGACGAACTGCTCGCCCTGTTCCAGCCGATGACGCCGCAACGACGATGAAACCGGAGCCGCTATGCCCTTCCTGACCGCCGCGGTCGTACTCGTCGGAGCGCTCGGTGCGCTCAATCTGGTCCTCGTCCTGGGGGTGGTCAAACGCCTGCGGGAACACAGCGCGTTGCTGGCCGTCCGCCGGGGCGCCCCGTCCGCGGACCTCGAAGTCGGCACGCGGATAGGCGAGTTCGAGACTGTCACCGAGGCTGCTGAGCCCCTGACCCGGGCGTCACTGACCGAGGCGGGGGACCTGCTGGTGGCGTTTCTCTCGCCCGGGTGCGCCCCCTGCGTCGAAAAGCTGCCGGGGTTCGTGGCCCATGCGCGATCCCTGCCCGGCGGGCGCCGCCGTGTCCTGGCCGTCGTGGTCGGCGAGCCGGGGGAGGCCGCCGCTTTCGCCGCACCGCTCGGCCCGGTCGCCCAGGTGGTGGTCGAGGAGCCCAACGGTGCGCTGAGCAGAGCCTTCGGCGTGCATTCCTACCCCACGCTGCTGCGGATCGGCCCCGACGCCGAGGGCCGGCCGGTGGTCACCTCCAACGCCGTGGACCTGACGCGCCCGACGGCGATGGCCGTATGAAGTCCGTACCGAAGCCCGCGGCGCCCGGTCCCGTACCGCACACACCCCCGCAGTCCGCACCGGACGAGGCCGCTCCGCTCCGTCTGGCCCGGTCGGCCTGCTCCCTGGTCGCGGCAGCGGCGCCCGTCCTGCTCACCGGCTACGCCCTCCTCACCCTGGCGGCCGGTGTGCTGCCCGTGGCGACGGCGTGGCTGACCAAGCTCGTCCTGGACGCGTTGGCCGACGGCGCGCCCCTCTCGCAGGTCGTCCGGCCCGCGGCGGGACTCGCGACGGCCGGGGTTGCCCTGGTGCTGACGGGTGAGGTCGCCCAGTACCTGAGGGCGCAGCTGGGCCGGGAAGTCGCCGTCACCGCGCAGGAACGCCTCTACCGGGCGGTGGACGGCTTCGTCGGTCTGCGCCGTCTCGAAGACCCCGCGTTCCTGGACCGGCTGCGGCTCGCCCAGCAGTCCGGCGGTGCCTCACCGGGCCAGGTGCTCGACGCGGTCCTCACCGTCGCCGGCTCCGTCTTCACCGTCGCCGGCTTCCTCGGTTCGCTGTTCGTCCTCAGCCCGCTGATGACCCTCCTGGTCGCGGCCGCGTCGGTGCCGGTGCTGGCCGCCGAGCTGTGGCTGTCGCGGCTGCGGGCACGCCTGGCGTGGGACCTGGGCCCCGTGGAGCGCCGCGAGTTCTTCTACAGCACGCTGCTGTCGCGGATGGAAGCGGCGAAAGAGGTACGGCTGTTCGGTACCGGCGCCTTCCTGCGCGGACGTATGGTCGCCGACCGACGGGCCGTGAACGCGGCACGCCGCGGCCTCGATCTGCGGGAGGCACGGGTGCAGACCGCACTGGGACTGCTCGCGGCCCTGGTCTCGGGGGGCGGCCTGCTGGGGGCGGTGGCGGCGGCCAGGGCCGGCCGGCTCTCCGTCGGCGACGTCACGATCTTCGTCGCCGCCATCGTCGGGGTGCAGGGGGCGCTCGCCTCGCTCGCCACCGCGTTCGCCCGGACCCATCAGGCACTGCTGCTGTTCGGCCACTACACCGCCGTGGTCGAGGCCGGCCCGGACCTGCCCGTACCCCGGGAACCCCGGACGCTCCCCGCCCTACGGCACGGCATCGAGCTCAAGGACGTGTGGTTCCGCTACTCGGACGACCACCCCTGGGTGCTGCGCGGCATCGACCTGTTCCTCCCGTACGGCACCTCGCTCGCGCTCGTCGGCCTCAACGGCGCCGGAAAATCGACCCTGATCAAGCTCCTGTGCCGCTTCTACGACCCGACGCGGGGAGCCGTGCTGTGGGACGGCGTCGACCTCCGCGACACCGAGCCGGCCGAACTCCGCAGCCGCCTCGGCGCGGTCTTCCAGGACTACATGAACTACGACATGACCGCGACCGAGAACATCGCGCTCGGCGACATCTCCGCGCGGCCCGACCATGCGCGGATCACCGCGGCGGCGGCCCGGGCGGGGATCGCCCCCCAACTGGCCGCCCTGCCACACGGATACGACACCCTGCTGTCCCGGATCTTCTTCGCCGGAACGGACCGGGACGACCCCGAAACGGGCGTCGTCCTCTCCGGAGGCCAGTGGCAGCGGCTCGCCCTGGCCCGCGCCTTCCTGCGGGACCGCCGGGACCTGATGATCCTGGACGAACCGTCGTCGGGCCTGGACGCCGAGGCCGAGACCGAGATCCACTCCTCGTTGAAGCGCCACCGCAGCGGACGCACAAGCCTGTTGATCTCGCACCGGCTGGGCGCGGTGCGGGAAGCGGACGCGATCGCCGTGCTGCGCGAGGGCCGCATCGCGGAGCTCGGCAGCCATGACGCGCTGATGGCAGCAGGGGGAGAGTACGCCCGGCTGTTCGCGCTCCAGGCCGCCGGCTACCGCGACACCGCCCCGGCCCATGACGGACGGCAGCCATGAGGCCCGCGACCGCCGCCACCCTGCTCGGCCTCGCCGGCCTGGTGCCCGCGACCGCCGTCCTGCTGGGCCGCGGCCTCGTGGTCGTGACCGTACGGGGCGTGAGCATGGCCCCCGCCTACCGCGACGGCGACCGGGTGCTCGTCCGGCGCACCACCCGCCCCACTCGCGGTCAGGTACTCGTCGTGGAACGGCCCGCCGTCCGCACCCGGTGGCCGAGCAGGCCGCTGCCCGCCACCGCCGGAGCCAGGACCGTGGGCCGGCGCCAGTGGCTGATCAAGCGGGTGGCGGCACTCCCCGGTGACCCGGTGCCGGAGGCCGTGCTGTCCACGTCGTTCCTCGCTCTCCCCAGGCCGCCCCGGGTGCCGGACGGCAGTCTGGTGCTGCTCGGTGACAACCCTCAACACAGCGTGGATTCACGGCACTTCGGGTTCTATCCCGTCGAGCGTGTGCTGGGGACGGTGGTCCGGCGGCTGCGGCCGGCAGGGGCCCGGCACCGGCTCCCCCACCCGGGGGAGAGGGCGGCCGCCATCCGCTGACCGTCGCAGCCCTTCGCCGCTGGCTACGCTCATGCAGGACCTCATCCGAACGATGCTGAA is part of the Streptomyces platensis genome and harbors:
- a CDS encoding lipase, which codes for MAFTEPHLEELVVIPAALSSRSRTRYRGVLRTHVAAVCCGLLLSGAAVATAAAALADQAQAQVEERGRGTLVSAEKLYTLATPRAVAAELGAAGFEDDTVHYGVVAYRLVYRTVDPHGRPTTASGLLALPLNREGRLPAVSFAHGTGSHKNDSPSMRRGAFVSAPVIAHAAAGAVGVAPDYLGMGKGPGSHPWMDIGSETTASLDMLRAARAFAPRTGHVLEREVMVTGFSQGASAALGLGRALEAGADHWFRLGALAPVSGAYDFGGTWLSALLDGRLEPKSSVLYAAYTLVAFNRLHHVYDSPGEVFRAPYDSTVEALFDGAHTGEQLMRGTPGTLDELLTEHGRELLAHPTGPLAAALRTTGAVCTDWAPGAPVRLYMATGDEQAVTANTEHCRQALHNKGVDAPAVDLGAVDYQGSRHLGSNVAATSAIVRWFGELRRR
- the rox gene encoding rifampin monooxygenase → MIDVIVVGGGPTGLMLAGELRLHGVRVVVLEKLAAPTEQSRGRGLHARSVEMMDQRGLLDRFLAASEKFQVGGLFGGIMKPWPDRLDTAHPYGLATPQPVTERLLNERALEVGAEIRRGCEVVGLSQDEDGVTVELADGTRLRARYLVGCDGGRSAVRKLLGVDFPGEPAKVETMLGDMEVTGDPATIAAVVEEVRKTQLRFGAVPDVDGKKGVYRIIVPADGVAEDRTAQPTLEEFKQQLRAVAGTDFGVHSPRWLSRFGDATRQAERYRVGRALLAGDAAHIHPPTGGQGLNLGVQDAFNLGWKLAAAVNGWAPEGLLDSYHAERHPVGAAVLDNTRAQITLLGTDPGATALRELFAKLMDFEEVNRYVTEMITAVGVRYDFGEGHDLLGRRMRDVTLKRGRLYELMHGGRGLLLDQTGRLSVTGWADRVDHVVDISEELDVPAVLLRPDGHVAWAGEDQQELLSRLPKWFGAPVS
- a CDS encoding helix-turn-helix domain-containing protein; this encodes MLVHNFSTEMVAAQDRFELWEEFAVHSHMRNWIRSDHEDDFRATMRVLDMGDTQISTMTFPSLEVVRTPKLIRQQGDREFYQVNCVLSGAGDVSQGAQNTSIRQGQLVLVDSGLPFRGRLRGGSENYAAMIIQLPRELLPLPWKTVQRVTARPICGYQGMSGVLWRWLTEVHARADEFTPADIHTLRSVTADLLAAAVGGCLDAEDTMTPESRRRALQVQIRDFIRRNLGDPSLSPATIAAAHRISVRYVHQLFAEEDTTAAAWIRGRRLERCRRDLANPHLQLRPIHAIAAQWGFIDAAHFSRAFRAAYGMPPRDYRQHALRGAVRESASALHG
- a CDS encoding MauE/DoxX family redox-associated membrane protein — translated: MTGLKCLVGVVFLLALCGKTVVRGGFGGFERSLRELRVVPRAYLRPVAVLVVAGEAGVVLALAVPGRATAVVGFGLATALLLVFTTGIARGLRRGSRTPCRCFGASTTPLGPHHLLRNLLLAVLAVLGATTTVVAAPDGHPAGALVAAAAGLVLGALAATLDELLALFQPMTPQRR
- a CDS encoding ABC transporter ATP-binding protein, translated to MKSVPKPAAPGPVPHTPPQSAPDEAAPLRLARSACSLVAAAAPVLLTGYALLTLAAGVLPVATAWLTKLVLDALADGAPLSQVVRPAAGLATAGVALVLTGEVAQYLRAQLGREVAVTAQERLYRAVDGFVGLRRLEDPAFLDRLRLAQQSGGASPGQVLDAVLTVAGSVFTVAGFLGSLFVLSPLMTLLVAAASVPVLAAELWLSRLRARLAWDLGPVERREFFYSTLLSRMEAAKEVRLFGTGAFLRGRMVADRRAVNAARRGLDLREARVQTALGLLAALVSGGGLLGAVAAARAGRLSVGDVTIFVAAIVGVQGALASLATAFARTHQALLLFGHYTAVVEAGPDLPVPREPRTLPALRHGIELKDVWFRYSDDHPWVLRGIDLFLPYGTSLALVGLNGAGKSTLIKLLCRFYDPTRGAVLWDGVDLRDTEPAELRSRLGAVFQDYMNYDMTATENIALGDISARPDHARITAAAARAGIAPQLAALPHGYDTLLSRIFFAGTDRDDPETGVVLSGGQWQRLALARAFLRDRRDLMILDEPSSGLDAEAETEIHSSLKRHRSGRTSLLISHRLGAVREADAIAVLREGRIAELGSHDALMAAGGEYARLFALQAAGYRDTAPAHDGRQP
- a CDS encoding S26 family signal peptidase, translated to MRPATAATLLGLAGLVPATAVLLGRGLVVVTVRGVSMAPAYRDGDRVLVRRTTRPTRGQVLVVERPAVRTRWPSRPLPATAGARTVGRRQWLIKRVAALPGDPVPEAVLSTSFLALPRPPRVPDGSLVLLGDNPQHSVDSRHFGFYPVERVLGTVVRRLRPAGARHRLPHPGERAAAIR